The Spiroplasma citri genome has a segment encoding these proteins:
- the ptsS gene encoding phosphate ABC transporter substrate-binding protein, with the protein MKPNESTKATEEKKEKKHFLKTLVGEISHHKMLTLVGSALVLVISIIIWTIASASNVIVAGGSTSVAQVMANITEQYKRDNKEDILYNSLGSAAALVGVKNGSYAFGFLSKDVNSTPKAGDNRVNAQQLWAEYHTGRFVFARDYIILVYHLPNGCQINPQQDSLQFKSFFGGEGTELIRKIYTDPTFTWQQAFGSQLVCSSGSNKFYTLTRESGSGTRDFFESAVIKSKKYETNQVASSNGSMYQAISTTPGSIGYISFSYIKRIISNEDLGAKAIASVISKGSAKPELPYKVVNNNYEFNPAYSLTRPFTGIINYEGKQFNCALSFIAWMLDPLPYSKTKPKLRNGEVNPYYDPYFILSPYDAAYWYIEEGEEPLSFDDFFFRKYNNNTTFAKSGKTTEDEKTPWNFKSDYKSTWDIIVEKFPTKYQAYFEYEYNGMEN; encoded by the coding sequence ATGAAGCCAAACGAATCTACTAAGGCTACTGAGGAAAAGAAAGAAAAAAAGCATTTTCTTAAGACTTTAGTCGGAGAGATTAGCCATCATAAAATGCTTACTTTAGTTGGTTCTGCTTTGGTATTAGTAATATCAATTATTATTTGAACAATTGCATCGGCGAGTAATGTAATTGTTGCTGGAGGAAGTACATCAGTTGCCCAAGTAATGGCAAATATTACGGAACAATATAAACGTGATAACAAAGAAGATATTTTATATAATTCATTAGGAAGTGCTGCTGCCCTAGTTGGCGTAAAAAATGGTAGTTATGCTTTTGGTTTTTTATCAAAAGATGTTAATTCAACCCCTAAAGCAGGAGATAACCGTGTGAATGCTCAACAACTATGAGCAGAGTATCATACTGGTCGTTTTGTTTTTGCCCGTGATTATATTATCTTGGTATATCATTTACCAAATGGTTGTCAAATTAATCCACAACAAGATTCCTTACAATTCAAAAGTTTTTTTGGTGGAGAAGGAACTGAATTAATTCGCAAAATTTATACCGATCCAACTTTTACTTGACAACAAGCCTTTGGGTCGCAATTAGTTTGCAGTAGTGGCAGCAATAAATTTTATACTTTAACACGTGAGTCTGGAAGTGGGACAAGAGATTTTTTTGAATCAGCAGTAATTAAAAGCAAAAAATATGAAACAAATCAAGTAGCTTCATCAAATGGTTCAATGTATCAAGCAATTTCAACTACTCCTGGTTCAATTGGTTATATTTCTTTTTCATATATTAAAAGAATTATTAGCAATGAAGATTTAGGGGCAAAAGCAATTGCTAGTGTTATTAGCAAAGGAAGTGCTAAACCAGAGTTACCATATAAAGTTGTTAATAATAATTATGAATTTAATCCGGCTTATTCTTTAACAAGACCCTTTACTGGAATTATTAATTATGAAGGAAAGCAATTCAATTGTGCCTTATCATTTATTGCGTGAATGCTAGATCCATTACCATATTCAAAAACAAAACCAAAACTACGAAATGGGGAAGTTAATCCTTATTATGACCCATATTTTATTTTAAGTCCATATGATGCTGCATATTGATATATTGAAGAAGGTGAAGAACCATTATCATTTGATGATTTTTTCTTCCGAAAGTATAATAATAATACAACATTTGCAAAAAGCGGGAAAACAACTGAAGATGAAAAAACACCTTGAAATTTTAAATCAGATTATAAGAGCACTTGAGATATTATTGTGGAAAAATTTCCCACAAAATATCAAGCATATTTTGAATATGAATATAATGGAATGGAGAATTAA